In Bacteroidales bacterium, the genomic stretch TCAAATACTTATGCTGATATAAATAAACTACGCAAAATATTTTTTGAAGCTCTTGAAATAGAAGACATTGCAGGCATAAGTGTTAGCACTCGACCAGATTGTATTAATATAGAAACAGCAGAACTTCTTGCAGAAATAGCAAAATATAAAATTGTTATTCTAGAAATAGGCATTGAAAGCGTTAGAGATAAAACATTAAAAAGAATAAATCGAGGACATAGCTTTAAAGAAACAATAAAATCATTTGAAATTGCAAATAAATTTAATCTTTTTACCACAGGACATTATATTTTAGGATTACCGGGAGAAAGCAGAGAAGATATTTTAAACGATGTTGAAATATTAAATTCATTACCAATGAATGCTATAAAACTACATCAACTGCAAATTATACGAAATACAGCTATGGAAAAAGATTTTAGAAATAATCCTAATGATTATCAACTCTTTGAGCTTCCTGAATATATTAACTTTGTTGTAGAATTTGCTAAAAAACTTAGGAAAGACATTTTAATTGACAGATTTGCAGGGGAAGTTCCGCCAGAATATCTTTGCGCTCCTGACTGGGGCTTTATAAGATATGATAAAATTTTACAACTTATAAAAAAT encodes the following:
- a CDS encoding TIGR01212 family radical SAM protein (This family includes YhcC from E. coli K-12, an uncharacterized radical SAM protein.), whose translation is MNNNLNLLSDYFRQKYGERLQKVSIDAGFTCPNRDGKSGIGGCTYCNNSAFNPSYCSPKKDIKQQILEGIEFHQKRYRRAKKFLAYFQPYSNTYADINKLRKIFFEALEIEDIAGISVSTRPDCINIETAELLAEIAKYKIVILEIGIESVRDKTLKRINRGHSFKETIKSFEIANKFNLFTTGHYILGLPGESREDILNDVEILNSLPMNAIKLHQLQIIRNTAMEKDFRNNPNDYQLFELPEYINFVVEFAKKLRKDILIDRFAGEVPPEYLCAPDWGFIRYDKILQLIKNKF